One Nostocoides sp. HKS02 genomic window carries:
- a CDS encoding excisionase family DNA-binding protein, with protein MTEPWVSADVIAEHLGVAKDSIYAWIAKKEMPAHRVGRLWKFKLTEVDYWVRNSGADQTAKSPTSEVR; from the coding sequence GTGACCGAGCCTTGGGTGTCTGCTGACGTCATCGCCGAGCATCTCGGCGTGGCCAAGGACAGCATCTACGCCTGGATTGCGAAGAAGGAAATGCCCGCCCATCGGGTCGGGCGCCTGTGGAAGTTCAAGCTCACCGAGGTCGACTACTGGGTGCGCAACAGTGGCGCCGACCAGACGGCGAAGTCCCCCACGAGTGAGGTTCGCTGA
- a CDS encoding DUF6036 family nucleotidyltransferase: protein MKREELEHILRAAATIARDEDIRVVGSQAILGSFGEDELPEAAHASIEVDVTFYDDPHNDKSDAVDMHIGEGSAFHELHGYYAQGVDISVAHLPNGWKNRVTVYTGDAANGARAHCLDPHDLVVSKLVAGRDKDFEFAHALLAQGLVGAQILIERAVQLPDAPEGERVKAWVTGWVKKHQPTGR, encoded by the coding sequence GTGAAACGTGAGGAGCTTGAGCACATCCTGCGTGCCGCTGCGACCATCGCCCGAGACGAGGACATCCGCGTCGTAGGCAGCCAGGCCATCCTGGGCAGCTTCGGGGAGGACGAGCTCCCCGAAGCTGCCCACGCCTCCATCGAGGTCGACGTCACGTTCTACGACGACCCGCACAACGACAAGTCAGACGCAGTCGACATGCACATCGGCGAAGGGTCCGCCTTCCACGAGTTGCACGGGTACTACGCCCAGGGCGTCGACATCTCGGTCGCGCACCTGCCGAACGGGTGGAAGAACCGCGTGACGGTGTACACCGGGGACGCGGCCAACGGAGCCCGCGCGCACTGTCTCGACCCGCACGACCTCGTGGTCTCGAAGCTGGTCGCCGGCCGGGATAAGGACTTCGAGTTCGCCCACGCGCTGCTCGCCCAGGGTCTGGTCGGCGCCCAGATCCTCATCGAGCGCGCCGTCCAACTACCCGATGCCCCCGAAGGGGAACGGGTGAAGGCGTGGGTCACCGGTTGGGTGAAGAAGCACCAGCCGACCGGCAGGTAA
- a CDS encoding helix-turn-helix domain-containing protein, with translation MRLADVQHATAAESDELLTTGEVARLLSSSRQHVVDLCNDGALPFQTVGRHRRVRRRDVEALRNRTLPTSRDQRRSQWLNMAVAGKLVTDPQDVVARAKKNLDKLQGKHTRGQGAYWLARWREVLDGPVDQVLEVLTSPTPWAREMRQNSPFAGVLTPDERMHVLESFKAADRAAR, from the coding sequence ATGAGGTTGGCAGACGTGCAGCACGCGACGGCGGCGGAGAGCGACGAGCTCCTAACTACCGGCGAAGTGGCGCGCCTGCTGTCGAGCTCACGCCAGCATGTGGTCGACCTGTGCAACGACGGCGCGCTGCCGTTCCAGACCGTGGGCCGGCACCGGCGGGTACGACGTCGTGACGTGGAGGCGCTGCGGAACCGGACCTTGCCGACCAGTCGAGACCAGCGACGCAGCCAGTGGCTGAACATGGCGGTGGCGGGCAAGCTCGTCACCGACCCGCAGGACGTGGTCGCTCGCGCGAAGAAGAACCTCGACAAGCTGCAGGGCAAGCACACCCGCGGACAGGGCGCGTACTGGCTGGCACGGTGGCGTGAGGTGCTGGACGGCCCAGTGGATCAGGTCCTGGAGGTGCTGACGTCGCCGACCCCGTGGGCGCGTGAGATGCGGCAGAACTCCCCGTTCGCGGGCGTGCTGACCCCCGACGAGCGGATGCATGTCCTGGAGTCGTTCAAGGCGGCGGACCGGGCGGCGCGGTGA
- a CDS encoding tyrosine-type recombinase/integrase yields MSAAARRHLDLVPAAPQPTDLDRVSALADRPALMRLCAGEPLVLTQQECNLVELLNTFEQLTAPLLDPNVDPDQYRLAEVALEHLTSHHGTNRQAKGDRVKSVSSTHHRYLLPFLIELDATRPQDHRGAADLRITHLEALPRVLAGDLPLPAATVAADRLGHKLSIIRVFLTLEDAGQVVDGGDQALAVALATGAVPVHRDVRTGQDIVRATDLRKAGLLLEPGKAHGIARSSANNVLRDLRAAIDRARDHGVNLRGNFHLDAIEPLQHRRQRPKKAKISTIPLATVAGTSAHLPVIGQVVLWAGRLLGARISEIYGYLVSDFYRDSAGRPWLITDKQGGRSVLVRDPLTGKFVKRDSKDHPKTPAGVRTIAIPEQLASLFDALIAAFHTDPTTGRVDWEARLIPGLQSEDSSGQSAFRTWLKTAQEALGTTFDPHDLRRALITELRDAGIAERVINHYTGHEPAKATVADGYDLGPGSDLLLHLAEVLQDHIRDQLGTDDLRAPTALRETWGTGTRRHAEGARIDQHLVDTGWRAVTTVPGAGRELSVKQVADRIGRAVSFTRRLMREGKIGSHTTRWGTREVWVAYERDVERFLEATDGTTISDLADELGWSYHQVWHLLRVLDLLDAHHPHGSTIKLPPATVDRLKAEVRRRLHIAEAAVPLAEAADMLKLQVGTVETLVRQGHLILTDGPNDTRHRYVTRVSVEAYLGQYPPRSSDETGPQREEQALLTFTETRRLLQVARPQLSSMITTRQVRTATRPGNRHLYVTAESAVAWAERVGRPALTEAIRALTGTTK; encoded by the coding sequence ATGAGTGCCGCGGCCCGCCGCCACCTCGACCTGGTCCCCGCCGCGCCGCAGCCCACGGACCTCGACCGGGTCTCCGCACTCGCCGACCGCCCGGCCCTCATGCGCCTGTGCGCCGGCGAGCCGCTCGTCCTGACCCAGCAGGAGTGCAACCTCGTCGAGCTGCTGAACACCTTCGAGCAGCTCACCGCCCCGCTCCTGGACCCCAACGTCGACCCCGACCAGTACCGCCTCGCCGAGGTGGCGCTCGAGCACCTCACCTCCCACCACGGCACGAACCGTCAAGCCAAGGGTGACCGCGTCAAGTCCGTCAGCAGCACCCACCACCGGTACCTGCTGCCCTTCCTGATCGAGCTCGACGCCACCCGACCCCAGGACCACCGCGGCGCGGCAGACCTGCGGATCACCCACCTGGAGGCTCTGCCGCGGGTGCTGGCCGGCGACCTGCCGCTGCCCGCCGCGACGGTCGCGGCGGACCGGCTGGGCCACAAGCTCAGCATCATCCGCGTCTTCCTCACCCTGGAGGACGCCGGACAGGTCGTCGACGGGGGAGACCAGGCTCTGGCGGTTGCCCTCGCGACGGGTGCCGTCCCCGTGCACCGGGACGTTCGCACCGGGCAGGACATCGTGCGCGCCACCGACCTTCGCAAGGCCGGGCTGCTCCTCGAGCCGGGCAAGGCCCACGGCATCGCCAGGAGCAGCGCCAACAACGTGCTTCGCGACCTGCGCGCGGCGATCGACCGCGCGCGTGACCACGGGGTCAACCTGCGCGGGAACTTCCACCTGGACGCGATCGAGCCGCTGCAGCACAGGCGCCAGCGACCCAAGAAGGCCAAGATCTCCACCATCCCGCTGGCCACCGTGGCCGGCACCAGCGCACATCTGCCGGTCATCGGACAGGTCGTGCTCTGGGCCGGGCGCCTGCTCGGCGCCCGTATCAGCGAGATCTACGGATACCTCGTATCGGACTTCTACCGCGACTCTGCCGGTCGACCCTGGTTGATCACCGACAAGCAGGGCGGCCGATCCGTCCTGGTCCGCGACCCCCTAACGGGCAAGTTCGTGAAGCGAGACAGCAAGGACCACCCCAAGACCCCGGCTGGGGTGCGCACCATCGCCATCCCCGAACAGCTCGCCAGCCTGTTCGACGCGCTCATCGCCGCCTTCCACACCGACCCGACGACGGGTCGCGTCGACTGGGAAGCCCGGCTCATCCCCGGTCTGCAGTCCGAAGACTCCAGCGGCCAGTCCGCTTTCCGGACCTGGCTCAAAACGGCCCAAGAGGCGCTCGGGACCACCTTCGACCCCCATGACCTGCGCCGCGCGCTGATCACCGAACTCAGGGACGCGGGAATCGCCGAGCGCGTCATCAACCACTACACCGGTCACGAGCCGGCGAAGGCCACCGTGGCTGACGGGTACGACCTCGGCCCGGGCTCCGACCTGTTGCTGCACCTCGCGGAGGTTCTTCAGGACCACATTCGTGACCAGCTCGGCACCGACGACCTGCGCGCCCCGACCGCGCTCCGCGAGACCTGGGGGACAGGTACCCGGCGCCACGCAGAAGGCGCACGCATCGACCAGCACCTCGTCGACACGGGATGGCGGGCCGTGACCACCGTCCCCGGGGCGGGACGCGAGCTCTCGGTGAAGCAGGTCGCCGACCGCATCGGCAGGGCCGTCAGCTTCACCCGACGTCTGATGCGGGAGGGAAAGATTGGCTCGCACACCACCCGGTGGGGGACACGCGAGGTCTGGGTGGCCTACGAACGGGACGTCGAACGGTTCCTCGAGGCGACGGACGGCACCACGATCAGCGACCTCGCGGACGAGTTGGGCTGGAGCTACCACCAGGTGTGGCACCTGCTGCGCGTCCTCGACCTGCTCGACGCCCACCACCCGCACGGCAGCACGATCAAGCTCCCGCCGGCCACGGTGGATCGGCTGAAGGCGGAGGTGCGCCGACGTCTGCATATCGCCGAGGCCGCCGTCCCGTTGGCGGAGGCAGCCGACATGCTGAAGCTGCAGGTGGGCACCGTGGAGACCCTGGTCCGTCAGGGCCATCTCATCCTGACCGACGGGCCGAACGACACGCGCCACCGATACGTGACCCGCGTCAGCGTCGAGGCGTATCTGGGTCAGTACCCGCCGCGGTCGTCCGATGAGACGGGCCCGCAGCGCGAAGAGCAAGCGCTGCTGACGTTCACCGAGACCCGCAGGCTGCTGCAAGTCGCGCGCCCTCAGCTCTCCAGCATGATCACCACCAGGCAGGTCCGAACCGCCACGCGCCCGGGAAATCGTCACCTCTACGTCACGGCCGAAAGTGCCGTCGCGTGGGCCGAACGGGTCGGACGTCCCGCGCTCACCGAAGCGATTCGCGCCCTTACCGGCACGACCAAGTGA